A portion of the candidate division WOR-3 bacterium genome contains these proteins:
- a CDS encoding efflux RND transporter permease subunit, with protein sequence MIEFFVKRPVTLISVYAVMTVLGVISLINLPVELYPDTEYPTMSVFVSWQDASPELVEREITRKIESEVFRLQGVRNVSSRSERGQSTIEIEFEASVDVTYQKVLLSEALSGIEFPIDARAPEITEKSPDDLESGYPVVLSVSGPYELMEMGEKAREIEEQLERVDGVKNILVYGDPEKEIRVEIFDPRFSPYSVLSEFIKEDVSAGRIRTSGTSIPVTVEDRKYPQTMYVYGRDISKIALVSYGIRDPYYLSRINGNPVITLNIEKRNDIGLLDFSRNVRKAVADIEINGDVTVDFERDEADDIRENIKKISILGIIALIGVSLSFLFTMKNFFSVFLFFLTIAFSTLLTFICVYFSKLSLNVFTLSGIALGFGMVVDNSIIVLENILRHNEEGEENPLVAGAKEVFLPVIASTFTTIVVFVPFLFFQGTSRQLYVPFALSASFSLLSSIFVAFTLVPILSGRIKPKTTYRPRFYLWTLRKMLKIRWVVMPLAVLLILSGGWIFKEKVRKGAAFRYGEEDRLYVRIHLPSGSDKSEVLKIAGDFEEKILEETGYEKFFTLILSNMIILEIDYEEPCQPAYALKEKLQRFAVNFANCRIVIIGMGDPFFTGGGGGGFPQFSLKGYDYYRLNQYAEAVRLKLLQNPRIENVDLNASFYGRGAQKEFIVSPNRVMPLYGFNPAVVANALRKKVTSYLVTEEDRFVLNIFTDSLLRKEDLLTLRVQSGFELRDLCSLSEVVYPPVIERENQQYTKMISYDYQGPYKQAEGFRQAFMSSVHLPEGFELGDVEFYMEEEVLKKKEIIIAIALSLFLLLAVLSSLYESLRKPVLILVVLPLSFFGVALIYWIFKKEFDASAFVGLILLLGIAVNDGIVLIDHLTRGKMQDADEIINRCGHRFRPIVITTVTTLLGLIPFIFSKQDIYVLSKLSISCAGGLVFSTLGSLFILPVFYYTFFGRRKSSS encoded by the coding sequence ATGATAGAGTTTTTCGTTAAAAGACCCGTAACACTTATTTCCGTATACGCGGTCATGACCGTATTAGGGGTTATTTCCCTAATCAACCTACCAGTGGAGTTATACCCAGACACCGAATACCCGACAATGAGCGTTTTTGTCAGCTGGCAGGACGCTTCTCCGGAACTCGTCGAGAGGGAGATAACAAGGAAAATCGAAAGCGAGGTTTTCAGGCTTCAGGGTGTAAGAAACGTATCTTCAAGGTCTGAAAGAGGGCAGAGCACGATAGAAATTGAGTTCGAGGCCTCGGTTGACGTAACATACCAGAAAGTTCTGCTGTCAGAAGCGCTTTCGGGCATCGAGTTTCCTATAGACGCGAGAGCTCCAGAGATTACCGAAAAATCTCCTGACGATCTAGAAAGCGGATACCCGGTGGTGCTTTCAGTATCTGGCCCTTACGAACTAATGGAGATGGGTGAAAAGGCGAGAGAAATCGAGGAACAACTTGAAAGGGTGGACGGGGTCAAGAATATATTGGTCTACGGCGACCCTGAAAAAGAAATTAGAGTGGAGATTTTCGACCCCAGATTTTCTCCCTATTCAGTATTGTCAGAGTTCATTAAAGAAGATGTTTCTGCGGGAAGAATCAGAACCAGCGGAACTTCGATTCCAGTAACGGTCGAAGATCGCAAATACCCGCAGACCATGTACGTATATGGAAGGGATATTTCTAAAATTGCGCTCGTCAGTTACGGAATAAGGGACCCGTATTATCTGAGCAGGATCAATGGAAATCCGGTTATAACCCTGAACATTGAAAAAAGAAACGACATCGGCCTTCTTGACTTCAGCAGAAACGTGAGAAAAGCCGTCGCGGACATAGAAATCAACGGAGATGTGACGGTAGATTTCGAAAGGGATGAAGCAGACGACATAAGGGAAAACATAAAAAAAATCTCGATATTAGGGATTATTGCCCTAATCGGAGTGTCTCTGTCCTTTCTTTTCACTATGAAAAACTTTTTTTCGGTGTTTCTTTTCTTCCTGACTATTGCGTTTTCGACCCTTCTGACTTTCATTTGTGTATATTTTTCGAAACTTTCACTGAACGTATTCACACTGAGCGGCATAGCACTCGGCTTCGGCATGGTCGTTGACAATTCGATAATAGTCCTTGAAAACATTTTGAGACACAATGAAGAAGGGGAAGAAAATCCTCTTGTCGCCGGCGCGAAAGAAGTATTCCTGCCTGTCATAGCCTCGACTTTCACGACCATTGTAGTATTCGTTCCTTTTCTCTTTTTTCAGGGGACTTCGCGACAGCTCTATGTTCCTTTCGCACTTTCCGCTTCTTTCAGCCTTCTCTCTTCGATTTTCGTCGCCTTCACTTTGGTGCCGATTCTTTCAGGGCGGATAAAACCGAAGACGACGTACAGGCCTCGGTTTTACCTCTGGACACTGAGAAAAATGCTCAAAATTAGATGGGTTGTCATGCCGCTTGCCGTTTTGCTGATACTTTCAGGGGGGTGGATTTTCAAGGAAAAGGTCAGAAAAGGCGCCGCTTTCAGGTACGGCGAAGAGGACAGGCTCTACGTCAGGATACATTTGCCAAGTGGAAGCGACAAATCCGAAGTTCTTAAAATCGCAGGCGACTTCGAGGAAAAAATTCTGGAGGAGACCGGTTACGAGAAATTTTTCACACTTATTTTAAGCAACATGATCATTCTTGAAATTGACTACGAGGAACCGTGCCAGCCAGCTTACGCCCTGAAAGAGAAACTTCAGAGGTTCGCTGTCAACTTCGCCAACTGCAGGATTGTCATTATCGGTATGGGGGATCCGTTTTTCACAGGCGGAGGGGGCGGAGGTTTTCCGCAGTTTTCTTTGAAGGGATACGACTATTACAGGCTCAACCAGTACGCCGAAGCAGTTAGGCTAAAACTTCTTCAAAACCCGAGAATAGAAAACGTAGATTTGAACGCGTCTTTTTACGGCAGGGGCGCGCAGAAGGAATTTATTGTCTCTCCAAACAGAGTCATGCCGCTATACGGCTTCAATCCGGCCGTAGTAGCCAACGCACTGAGGAAAAAGGTGACCTCGTATCTTGTGACGGAAGAGGACAGGTTTGTTTTGAACATTTTCACAGACAGTTTGCTGAGAAAAGAAGACCTCCTGACACTGCGAGTTCAGTCCGGTTTTGAGTTGAGAGACCTTTGTTCACTCAGCGAAGTCGTTTATCCCCCCGTAATAGAACGAGAAAACCAACAGTACACAAAAATGATCTCCTACGACTACCAGGGACCTTACAAACAGGCCGAGGGGTTCAGACAGGCTTTCATGTCATCGGTACACCTTCCCGAAGGTTTTGAACTCGGAGACGTCGAGTTTTACATGGAAGAGGAAGTCCTTAAAAAGAAAGAAATAATAATAGCGATAGCGCTTTCTCTTTTTCTTCTGTTGGCTGTGCTGTCCAGCCTTTATGAATCGCTTAGAAAACCTGTTCTGATTCTCGTCGTACTTCCGCTTTCATTTTTCGGCGTCGCATTAATTTATTGGATTTTCAAAAAGGAATTCGACGCCAGTGCTTTTGTCGGATTGATACTTCTTCTGGGGATAGCGGTCAATGACGGGATAGTTCTGATTGATCATTTGACGAGGGGGAAAATGCAGGATGCAGACGAAATAATAAATAGATGCGGACACAGGTTCAGGCCGATTGTGATAACAACTGTGACAACACTCCTGGGGCTGATACCATTTATATTTTCGAAACAGGATATATACGTCCTGTCAAAGCTTTCGATTTCCTGCGCGGGAGGGCTTGTCTTTTCGACGCTCGGAAGTCTTTTTATACTGCCTGTGTTCTACTACACGTTTTTCGGCAGAAGAAAATCGTCGAGCTGA
- a CDS encoding T9SS type A sorting domain-containing protein, whose protein sequence is MLRKLVTFLNIFFGVLLVPANLLSQSFPIAVGPDTAASISAAWATGNNGIVAILGDSISPYSVTAQRVAPPSNLVGERISVGKQGLFHPGVLVASDGFKYLLVWRDSTGDVNGQLIDTLGNLVGSFFTIASGPLPDNHPDFSLCFCDTTYMVIFVGTDSVLYGQRVSRNGSLIGSQIQITQSPSRSTSVAFDGVNYLAVWVVRISGYDSDIHGQFISKNGTLVGNNFIIDNGPYLSDNPTSTAFDGNRYLVCQHEAQDTLSPWWLVGRFVTTSGTVEQTIIICDSTETPLMPFVSFDGNNYLITWTQINDRQLLGRFWTPSGDPIGQPFVIFDSIDNKIPVGGSGFGGNKFLVVGTRVDMNLSDGDVYGAFLNETGVEEGLISIPANTPHLQNYPNPFTEKTIITYNCIEPSGVIIKIYNAAGQEITTLMNRYESAGVHSVVWDAISTEPGVYFYQMIYDDKTFTRKCLLVH, encoded by the coding sequence ATGCTGAGAAAACTTGTGACCTTTCTCAATATTTTTTTTGGAGTTTTGCTCGTGCCGGCAAATCTCCTGTCACAGTCATTCCCTATTGCAGTCGGTCCTGATACGGCAGCTTCCATAAGTGCAGCCTGGGCGACAGGGAATAACGGCATTGTCGCCATTCTCGGCGACAGCATCAGCCCTTACAGTGTAACAGCACAGAGGGTCGCGCCCCCGTCAAATCTCGTCGGTGAAAGAATCTCCGTTGGTAAACAAGGGCTTTTTCATCCAGGCGTGTTGGTCGCTTCAGACGGCTTTAAATATCTGCTCGTTTGGAGAGATTCAACTGGAGATGTCAACGGTCAACTCATAGATACATTGGGTAATCTTGTGGGTTCTTTTTTCACCATAGCTTCGGGACCGCTCCCAGATAACCATCCTGATTTTTCTCTATGCTTTTGTGACACAACATATATGGTGATATTTGTCGGAACAGACTCTGTCTTATATGGTCAGAGGGTTAGCAGAAATGGAAGTCTTATCGGGAGCCAAATACAGATCACCCAAAGTCCATCAAGGAGCACTTCTGTTGCCTTTGACGGAGTAAATTACCTTGCAGTATGGGTTGTAAGAATTTCAGGCTACGACAGCGATATCCATGGTCAATTCATAAGCAAGAATGGAACATTAGTAGGTAACAATTTTATAATTGACAATGGTCCATATCTTAGTGATAACCCTACATCAACCGCTTTTGACGGAAACAGATACCTGGTTTGTCAGCACGAAGCACAGGATACATTATCACCATGGTGGCTTGTCGGCAGATTTGTCACGACTTCAGGAACGGTTGAACAGACGATAATAATCTGTGACTCGACAGAAACCCCACTTATGCCTTTTGTTTCTTTTGACGGTAACAACTATCTAATAACATGGACTCAAATAAATGACCGTCAGCTCCTCGGAAGATTTTGGACTCCATCAGGCGACCCCATTGGACAACCATTTGTCATTTTTGATTCGATAGACAATAAAATTCCCGTAGGTGGATCAGGTTTCGGCGGGAATAAATTTCTGGTTGTCGGGACAAGGGTGGACATGAATTTATCCGATGGCGATGTCTATGGAGCTTTTCTCAACGAGACGGGAGTTGAAGAAGGTCTGATTTCAATACCAGCAAATACACCTCACCTCCAAAATTATCCTAATCCTTTCACAGAAAAGACAATTATCACTTATAATTGTATAGAACCATCAGGAGTGATCATAAAAATTTATAACGCCGCCGGACAGGAAATCACGACTCTTATGAACAGGTACGAATCTGCAGGTGTACATTCCGTTGTCTGGGATGCTATTTCGACAGAACCTGGAGTCTATTTTTACCAAATGATATATGACGATAAAACTTTCACAAGGAAATGCTTGTTGGTTCACTGA